The nucleotide sequence CATAAATTTTGCTATTTCTTTCTCCAAAATTTAAACACTCATTCAATATAGAACAAATATATAAACCTATACTTATTTTCTCAATATCCTTTTTTATATTATCAAAGGTATTTATCGAATCAATTGAACTTGCTATAAAATTTTCACCTTTTTTATATACAATAAATTTAGAATGACTAAAAACATCAGATGCTGTTTTATCTCTTCTTTTACTTTTGTTAATCCCCTTAAAAATTATAGATTGTTTACCAAAAGTAGTTGTAAATACTGTGAGTAATCTATCAGAATCATTTATATCTTTTTTCTTGATGATAACTCCTTCAAGTTTTATAATTTCTGTCATTTAATTTCAAATTCACTTTCTTTTATCTGGCTATTTACTATTACATCAGAGATTTTTAATTCAGCTAATAAAATTTTTCCGTCAAATACTTTAAGATGAGTGGGAAGTCTATATCCATCAAACTCTCCCATTTTTAAAATATCAAAGACCAACTTATCTTTTTTTACAGTAAAAGATTTTTCTAAATTATAAATTTTTCTAAAATTTTCACTTTTTTTATAATTTTCTTGGAAATATTTTATAGTTTCAACTAAAAAGTTTTCTTCATCAATATTATCTTCTTTTATCACTTGATCAAATATTGGAAGATAAACAGTTTTTGTATTATCTTTGTAGATAAAAATCTCTCCCTTATGTGATTTTGGTTCAGTCATAACTTTTTTTAAAGTATCTGGTAGAGAGTAAGTAACCTCGTAAGATTTAGCAGTAGCTTTATTATTAACAAAAGTTTTTTCATTGACTAACAGTTTTAAATTTTTAATTAAAGTTATATTTTTATCCTCACCAAAAGATACTATTGTCATCAGAAAAAATATAAAAGTTATAATTTTTTTCATTTAAACTCCCTTAGAATATTTTATTTTTTATAAATTATCACTAAATTTTAGTACAAAATAAATTTTTATCTTGATATACAATTATATTATATTTCAATGGATTTGTAAAGAATATTGTTGATTTTTTTGATACTAAATGAATAAAAAATATTATTTATTTTTCAATAAAAAAAGGACTAATATACATAGTCCCTTTAGTTAGATATATTTATTTAGATACAGCTTCTAATTTAATTCTTTTTCTATTTATGAATGTGATTTTTATTTCTCCATTAACTTCAGAGTTTTTAGCAAACCAAAGTTTTAAAGGTTTGTTTCCGATAATTCTTGGAGTACCTGAAGAGTTAGCAGTTCTACTAATTCTACCTTGGATATTTTCTTTTTCTCCAACAACGATTGTGATTTCTTCTTTGTCATCTCCAACACAATCAGAGTAAGCAGTTTTTAAATTGAAGAAACCTCTGTCCATATAACTTTTTCCAAGAATAAATATATAAGATTGATATTCTTTTTTAGGTTTTTCTACTTTTATAACCTCTTTTAATTCTGGTTTTTCTTCGATAATCTCCTCTATTTTTGCTTTTTCCTCTTGATCTTTTTTTACTGCAACTCTATCTTTTTGTACTATTTTTTTCATACGATCTACAACATTTTCTTCATTCCACTCAGCATTAAATTCTTTTATAAATTTAATAATATCTTGTTTCTCGTATCTAGTTTTAAATCCAAAAAACTTAGTATTTTTTAGTGCGTAGATATCTACTGGAGAATTATCTAAAGTTTTTAAAATAAGTTCTTTTACTTGTACTTCTTCAGCCTCGAAATCTTTTGGAGAAACATAGCAATTTAGTGCAAATTCTAATACATCATCTGTTGATGCAATAAATTTTACATAAGAATTTACTACAAAAGCATAGACAATTTTATTCTCTTTTTTGAAATCTCCCACTTCAAAAAATAGATTATTTTCTTGCTTTTTCCATTCTCCAACCTTTTTAAATCCCAACTTAGATAAAATTTCCATAAAGTCCCCCTCAAATTATTTTTTTATTTCAATACTATTGTAACTTAAAAACCTAAAAATTAAAAGAAAAATTTTTATTTTTTTGCAATAAATTTTGAAATATTTATAAAAAAAAATTCTTTAATAAAATTGTTTTAGATTTCATTATAGTATGGTATAATGAAAGGTAAAATATTATTGAAATATTAAGGAGGAAGAATGCTAATAGACAAACAGTTTGGAAAACAGTTAGTAGAAATTTTAAAATCTCAAAATAAAAAAGTTGTTTTTACAAATGGTTGCTTTGATATTTTGCACGTTGGACATTTAAGATATTTAAATGAGGCAAAAAAACAAGGAGATGTTCTTATAATTGGTGTTAACTCAGACGCCTCTGTAAAAAGATTAAAAGGGGAATCTCGTCCAATCAATAATCAATTTGATAGAGCAGAGATGCTTAGCGGATTAAAAGTTGTTGATTATACAGTTATTTTTGAAGAAGATACACCAGAAGAATTAATTGCTACATTAAAACCATCTATCCATGTTAAAGGTGGAGATTATAAAAAAGAAGACTTACCAGAAACCAAAATAGTTGAAAGTTATGGCGGAGAAGTTAGAATTTTATCTTTTGTAGAGGGAAAATCTACAACAAACATTGTAAAGAAAATACAAGGATAGTGATATAATGGAAAAAGTAATGTCTTTTGATGAGATAAATATTTTTGCGAAAAAACTAGCAAACTATGTAAATGCTGGAGATTTAATAGCACTTATTGGAGATTTAGGAACTGGTAAAACAACTTTTAGTCAAAATTTTGCAAAAGAATTGGGAGTTACAGAAAATTTAAAAAGTCCAACTTTTAACTATGTATTAGAATATTTTTCAGGAAGAATACCTCTTTATCATTTTGATGTGTATAGACTTGGAAGTCCAGAAGAGATTTATGAAATTGGTTATGAAGATTATCTAAACAGTGACGGAGTTGTATTAGTTGAGTGGGCAAATATAATTGAATCTGAGCTACCAAAAGAATATATTGAAATAAAATTAGAATATTTTGATGAAAATTCAAGAAAATTAATAATCTCATTTATTGGAAATAAAGAGAGAGAAAAGGAGTTGTTTGGACTATGTTAATTTTAGGAATAGATACTTCTACAAATGTTGGGACAGTGGCAATTTATTCTGATACAAAAGGAACTTTAGGAGAAATTTCAGTAAATATAAATAAAACTCACTCTGAAAATATTATGGTTATGATAGATGAGCTTTTTAAATTAACTAACACTACAATAAATGATATTGATAAAATTGCAGTGAGCATAGGACCTGGAAGTTTTACAGGAATAAGAATTGGAGTGGCTGTTGCAAAAGGTCTTGCTTCAGCAACAA is from Fusobacterium perfoetens and encodes:
- the tsaE gene encoding tRNA (adenosine(37)-N6)-threonylcarbamoyltransferase complex ATPase subunit type 1 TsaE, whose amino-acid sequence is MEKVMSFDEINIFAKKLANYVNAGDLIALIGDLGTGKTTFSQNFAKELGVTENLKSPTFNYVLEYFSGRIPLYHFDVYRLGSPEEIYEIGYEDYLNSDGVVLVEWANIIESELPKEYIEIKLEYFDENSRKLIISFIGNKEREKELFGLC
- the rfaE2 gene encoding D-glycero-beta-D-manno-heptose 1-phosphate adenylyltransferase, yielding MLIDKQFGKQLVEILKSQNKKVVFTNGCFDILHVGHLRYLNEAKKQGDVLIIGVNSDASVKRLKGESRPINNQFDRAEMLSGLKVVDYTVIFEEDTPEELIATLKPSIHVKGGDYKKEDLPETKIVESYGGEVRILSFVEGKSTTNIVKKIQG